The nucleotide window GCCCGCCCACACAGGAAATGAATACTACAGTCTCTGGCGGGGCTCCACTTCGGAGTAGCTGCCCTCTTGTCGGACCGTTTTGGTTGAGAAGTCTTTCCAATTGCCCGGTTGTTATGACGTTGTCATAGGCTTTGTAGCCAAATTCACCCTTTGAAGGCTCATACAAATCGTGCCCAATAGCCACAATGATTGTACCCACATCAACTTCTGACTCAGTCGGCTGCTGGTTCAGGTCTATGGCACCCTTGTCGCATGTCTCCACACACTTTCCACATTTATTGCAGTTGACATGATCAACGGTGTATCTGTGAGGCACAGCGTCGGGAAATGGAAGGTATATGGCTTTGCGTTTGCCAAGGCCGAAGTCGAAATCGTTCGAGACCTCAACGGGACAGACAGCTACGCACTTGCCGCAGGCGTCGCATTTTTCGTTGACGTGCCGTGGGTTTGTGAAGATTTTCGCCTTGAAGTTTCCTATGTACCCATCAACGGCGGTCAGCTTTGAACTTGTCAGTACCGTGATTTTGGGATTGGGCACAACCGCTCCAATCAACGGTTTCAAAAGGTCCAGCGCATAGTCACCGGTTGGATACACTTTGTTCAACTGCGTCATTCTGCCGCCAAGAACGGGTTCCTTCTCCACAAGGTAGACTTCGAACCCTCTCTCAGCCAAGTCAAGGGCTGACCTCAAACCCGCAATGCCTGCGCCTACGACTAGGGCTCTAACAGTGACCTCAACTATTCTCTTCTGCAAAGGTTCTAACAGCGCAGCTCGAGCCACAGACATACGAATAAGGTCTTTAGCCTTTTTTGTAGCTTTCTGTGGCTCCTCGGGGTGAACCCACGAACAGTGCTCTCGAATATTCGTCATGTCAAAGAGGTATGGATTCAGTCCACCTTCTTCTACAACCCTTCTAAACGTGAGCTCATGCATACGAGGCGAACAAGAAGCCACTATGACCCGGGTAAGTCCATGCTCCTTTATGTCATTCCTAATCATTGCTTGAGCCGGGGCTGAACACATGTACATGTAGTGCTTTGCAAGAGCAACATTGGGCAGTGATGAAGCGTATTTGGCTACGTCTTCGACGTCCACGGTTGCCGAAATGTTGACGCCGCAATGGCATATGTACACGCCAATTTTAGGTTCATCTGCGCCAGACATGAGCTTGCCTCCTTTACTCCTTGAGAACCATTGAAGCCTTCATTGCCGCTGCACTAGCTTGAGTCACAGAGTCTGGAATGTCTTTAGGACCCTCAGCTACGCCAGCTATGAATATGCCATCCATACTCGTTGTTACCGGATCGATTTTTGGATTGGCACTCATGAAGAAGCTGTCGTCGCTTCTTTGGAGCTGAAGAATTTTCTCAAATTCGTTTGTCGCGGCTGGAACGATGCCCGTTGACAGAATAACCATGTCAACCTCCTCGTTCAGAAGTTCTCCGGATTCAATGTTTTCCGCGCGTATGAACAAGTTGTTGTTCAGTGGGTTTTCTGTGACTTCTGCCACTCTTCCTTTGACGTACTTTACGTTGAATTCGGTTTTGGCTCTTTGATAGAATTCTTCAAACGCCTTTCCGAAGGCTCGAATGTCCATGTAATAGATGGTCACGTCTACGCCTGGAACATGCTCCTTGACCAGCTCAGCCTCTTTGGTGGCGTACATGCAACACACTCTCGAACAATAGAGGTTCCCAGACTTCTCATCTCGAGAACCCACACACTGAATAAAAGCAACCTTCTTTGGTATTTTTCCATCAGACGGCCTAACCACGTGTCCTCCTGTTGGTCCCGAAGCGCTCAAGAGACGCTCCAAAGCCAAACCTGTAATCACGTTGTCATAAAGACCGAACCCATATTCCTCTTTCTTTGTGGCGTCAAATAGATTGAAACCTGTCGTGACAATAATGGCTCCAACCGTGATTTCCATCTCTTCTGGTTTCTGCTGCAAATTGATGGCACTGGCCATACAGACATTCTGGCACAGCTCACACTCAAGGCAGTGCTCCTTGTCAATAGTGTATATGAGCGGAACAGCTTGAGGAAAAGGAACATAAATGGCGTTTCTAACGCCCATCCTCTCGTCGAATTCATTGGGAATCTCAACAGGGCAAAGTTGAGCACACGCCCCACATCCTGTACACTTCTTTTCGTCCACGTATCTTGGCTTCTTAAGAATCTTAACCTTGAACCCTTTTCCTTCACGGCGAATCTCTTTGACTTCAGAATAAGTGAGCAACTTTATGTTGGGATGCCTTCCAGCGTCCACCATCTTAGGCGTCATGATGCAGGCCGCGCAGTCAAGCGTTGGGAAGGTCTTGTCTAACTGCGCCATTCTGCCTCCTATGCTTGGATTTTTCTCCACAACGTAGACCACAAAACCTTGGTCTGCCAAGTCCACCGCGGCTTGAATCCCGGCGATGCCGGCGCCCACTACTAATCCAGCCCTACTCATGTGGACAAAGGCTCCTGAACCTCTCTTCTCAACGGGCTTGGCCCCAGTTTTCTAACTCCCTCAATCATCTCTTTCACAATTCTGGCGAACTTGCCTCCTTCAGAGGCGGAAACCCACTCCAAACGAAGTCTTTGGGGCTCTATGCCTATCTGTGCCAAGACTTCCTTGAGAAACTTGATCCTCTTCTCGCACGCATAGTTTCCAGTTATGTAGTGACAGTCACCCGGGTGACATCCTGTTATGAGAACGCCGTCTATGCCCTGTCGAAACGCCTCCAGAACATGAAGGGGATCGATTCTCCCACTGCACATTGTACGGATAATCCTTATGTTTGTTGGATAGGACATCCTGCCCACGCCAGCCAAATCTGCACCTGCATAGCTGCACCAGTTACATAGGAATCCGAGGATGCGAGGCTCAAACTTCTCTGTCACTTCATATCCCTCCCTTTCGTTCTTTTTCGGCAAGGGCTACGGAAGGACTGGTAGGCTCCATCAAGAAGGCCGTTTTCACTTCAGCCATTATCTGATCGTCAGTGAAGTGCCTCATTGATATGGCTCGGCGCAAGCAAGCAGCAGCGCAAACGCCACATCCCTTGCAGAGCGCGTCTACCACAGTTGATTTTCCCTCTTCGATTCTGTGCGCACCGTACGGACAGAGCTTCTCACACATGCGGCAGCCCACGCATCGATCTGTGTCCACCACTGCCGTTATGGCTTCGGTTCTGACTTTTCTGTTCGCCATCGGAGCCGCGGCTCTGGATGAAACCGCATAAGCCTGCGATACGCTTTCTCCGATGTCCTTTGGACCGTGAGCCGTGCCGCAGACGTATATTCCGTCTGTTGCGAAGTCAACAGGCCTTAGTTTGACGTGAGCTTCAAGGAAGAACTCGTCTTGTCCCAAGGGCACCTTAAGTATTTTTTGCAGTTCTTTGGCGCTCTCGTGCTGTACAAGAGGTGTGGAGAGCACAACCAAGTCGCAGTCGAGTTCCTTTTTTTCGCCCAATAGCGCATGATAAACGCTCACTCTTAGTCTGTTGTCGGGTAGAGGCATCACTTCGGGGGGTCTCTCCTTGACGTAGTTTATGAATTTGATGTCGGTTTCTCTGGCCCTTCGGTTGTGTTCTTCGTAGTCTTTTCCATAAGTTTGCATATCCTGATAAATAATGTAAACCTCAGAGTCGGGGTACCATTGTTTTATGATGCCAGCGTTCTTGACGGCAACCATGCAGCATATTCTTGAGCAATAGGCCCTTGGCGGCTTCTCCTCTCTAGAACCCACACACTGAATCATGGCGACTCTCTGCGGCTTAAAGTATCGGTCCATAGCCGCCTTGCCACTTTGAAAAACCTTCTCCAAGTCCACTTGCGTTAAAAGGCGGTCATATTCGTCATAGCCATAGTAGCCTGTGGGTTTGAATTCAGTAGCACCTGTGGCAACGATGACTGTGCCAACTTTGAACTTGCTTTCCTCACCGTTTCTAGAGGCGGTTACTTCAAAGTTGCCAATGTATCCTTCAACATCTTTTATTTTTGTGGAGGTCAGTATTTGGACGTTCTTGTTTCTTGTTACAGCATTTATGGAAGCTTCCAAAACCTTTGAAGCATCTTCATCTGTTGGATACAACTTGTAGATTTTCCTTAACATACCGCCCAGTTCAGGTTCAGTTTCCACCAAATACACTTTGAAACCTTGATTCGCCAAGCATTGAGCCGAAGTGATGCCTGAGATGCCTCCGCCTATCACCAAAGCTGAGGGATCAACTGGCAACTCGGACTCTTGTTGAGGCTTGAGAAAAGAAGCCCTAGCCACAGACATCCGAACTATGTCCTTAGCCTTTTCAGTTGCTTTCTCTGGCTCACGCATGTGAACCCATGAACAGTGTTCACGAATATTGGCTAACTCGAATAGGTATGGGTTGACGCCCGCGTCAATGCATGCCCCACGAAACAATGGCTCATGAGTTCGCGGGGTGCATGAGGCAACAACAACGCGGTTCAACTTGTGTTCCTTAATCGCTGCCTTAATCTTGTCTATTCCTTCAGCTGAACACGTGTAGATGTTGTCTTCAGCGTATGCCACGTTGGGCAAGGATTTGGCGTATTTTGTAACCTGGGGAACATTAACCACGCCCCCTATGTTAATGCCGCATTGACAGATGAAAACCCCGATTCTCGGTTCTTCTTCTTGCTCGGCCATGCTCAGTTTCTTCCTTCAATGCGTTGCAGCTGAGCAATCGCTAAGGCTTCGGCTGCTCTTGCCGCCGCTGCGCTTGCCTGTGCCACCGAGTCAGGGATGTCCTTTGGAGATTGACAATACCCACACACGTATATTCCTGGGACAGCGGAATCTACGGGGGCGAGCAGCGGATGGACAACCTTGAAGAAGCCGCAGTCGTCAAGTTCGAGTCCCATGATTTCAGCCAGTTTTTTGTTGCCTTTTCTCGGAAGCAAAGCTGGGCACAAGACGACCAAATCTACATCGTTGAGTGATTTGATCTCCCTAGTGAGTGTGTCATCGTACCATATCGCAAGGTTCTTTGTATCGAGTGCTTCCCGGATTTCGCCCGGTCGACTTCTTATATATTTGACACCATACTCCTCTCGTGCTCTGTTAACGAATTCTTGGAAGCCTTTTCCAAAGGCTCTCATTTCATTATAGAAAATGTAAACGTCAACGTCTGGGGCGTGTTCTCTAATAATTAGCGCCTCTTTTGTGGCGTACATGCAGCAAACACTCGAACAGAACGGTGCACCAAATTTTCTGGTTCTAGAACCCACACACTGAATGAACGCTATCTTTTTGGGTATGCAACCGTCAGCAGGCCTCAAGAGATGACCGCCCACTGGACCAGACGCGCAGACCCAACGCTCGAACTCCAACGCGGTCAACACGTTTTTGTGCTTCTTGTAACCGTATTCGACTATCTCCGACGGGTCGTATTGATCGAACCCCGTGGCAACAATTATAGCACCAACGTTCAACTCAACGTCTGATGGTTGTTGAGAAAAGTCAACTGCTCCTGCCCTGCACACCTTCGCGCAAAGCTTGCAGTCGATGCAATTTTCTCTGTCGACTGTCATACATCTGGGCACGGCTTGAGGCATCGGCATGTAGATTGCCTTTCGCATGCCCAAGTTCATGTCAAACTCGCTGGGAACCTCGACGGGACAGTGCTCAGCGCAAGAGGCGCAGCCAGTGCATTTTGTTTCGTCAACGTATCTGGGCTTTTTCAGGATTTTCACGTGAAAATTGCCGACTGATCCCTTGACTTCCTTGAGTTCACTGAAGGTGAGCAACTTGATGTTTGGGTGACGGAAGCATTCCATCATCTTGGGCGCTAGGATACAGATTGAACAGTCCATTGTTGGAAAAGTCTTGTCCAACTGAGCCATTCTTCCGCCAATTGTAGGCGTCTCCTCCAAAAGGTAAACTTGGAACCCTCGCCCAGCGAGATCAAGTGAGGACTGTATCCCGGCGATTCCGCCGCCTATGACTAAGACTGAGGGCTTTTCACTCATTTCTTAACCATCTCCATTGACGTGGGCATTAGATTCATTGCCTTGGCGACTAGGACGGAGAGATCTATGGTTTCTATGTCCACTTCTTTTCTGTCCACGGGCAGTTTCTCGCTTAGGGCGCAGTTCAAGTGGATCTGGCATTTTGGACACGCTGTGACCAGCATATCGGCCTTGGTGTTCTTCGCCTCGGTCAGTCTCTCTATCTGCATCTGTTTTGAATGTCTGCCGCAGCCCATCCAAGTGCTCACACCGCAGCAGATGGCGTTTTCTCGGTTTCTCTCCATCTCAACAAGTTCGATGCCTGGAATACGTGTTAGAACTTTGCGAGGAGAATCATATACGCCCATGTGTCTGCCAAGCCTACACGGGTCCTGATAAGATACTTTTTTGTCCAGCTTCACAGCAAACTTAATCCTGTCCTTGTCAATTAAGTCGGCGAGAAATTCAGATGCGTGCAAGACCTCGAATTTTTGCGTGCCCAAGAATTCTGTGTAACCCTGTTTGAGTGTTCTGTAGCATTCTGGGCAGGTTGTCACAACTGTGGATACGCCGCTCTTTGTGATGTCAGCCGCATTTATCTTGGCTAACTGGGCAAAGCTGGCCAAGTCGCCTGCAAATGATAGGTCGTGTCCGCAGCATTTCTCGTTCTCTAAGACCACTGGTTTTATTCCCACTGCGTTCATGACCTTCATCATGCTTTGGGCGATTTCGATGTTCCGTACGCCGATGTCGTCGAAGATGGCGTTGAAGTAAGGTAGGCAGCCGACGTAGTACAGAATGTCTCCTGTCTTGGCAATTTCTGCTTCTTGGGGAATCCAGCCAAGGCGATTCTGTTTTGTTTTGGGGTTTGCCATTAATCTTGACAGAGAATGCAAGACTCCTTCATGGGAGCATTTGCCAAAAATGCCTTTGGTGGCTGCTTTCGCCCTGCAGCTGCGAATGAGTTCGTCGTACTCTATGTCTAATGGGCAGCGTTGGCGGCAGAGATAGCATGTCAGGCAGGACCATAAGCCTTTGTCTGTCAGCACCGTGTCTTCGAGGCCCATCAATGCTTTTTCTACTGCCAAACGCGGAGAATAGGCGGGGTCGAGCCGCGTTATTGGGCAGCTGCTTGAGCATTTGCCGCATTCTTGGCAATAGAGCGCTTTTGTTCTCTTTAGGAGATCATGGACCGATTCGACTTCATTGGGCTGCAGAGGGACAAGATGGGCTTCTTTGCCGATCTGGCTTGGTCCCTTGCTTCTTAATTTTTCAGTGAAATCCTTGATTACGGATGCAAATTTTTCTCCTTCAGCTGCAGAAATCCATTCCAATCGAAGTCGGTCAGAGCCAATTCCAAGCAGGTCTAACAATTTCTTAGTTTTGTCAATTCTCTTCTCAGCATGCTGGTTTCCAGACCTGTAATGACAGTCGCCTGGATGGCAGCCCGCGACTAAAACTCCGTCTGCGCCGTTCTCGAAAGCGTTCAGTATGAAGACTGGTTCTACTCTGCCGCTACACATAACTCGGATTATTCTGATATTTGTTGGGTAGGATAGTCGGCTGGTTCCAGCTAGGTCGGCGCCTGCGTAGCCACACCAGTTACAGAGAAATCCAACGATTTTGGGGTTGTACTCTGGCACCAGTCAATTCCTCCTGATCCTTCTAGCCTATTGCAGCCTCCACCATGGCGTTGACCTGTCCCTCAGTGAAGTGCTTCATGGTAATGGCTCCTGTCGGGCATGTGACTGAACACGTTCCGCATCCTTTGCAGGAGATTTCGTTTATTCTGGCGCTCACAACCCGAGGAGCGACTTCCACGAGTTCGATGGCCTTGAACTCGCAAACTTCCTCACATCTGCCGCATCCACGGCACAAGTCGGGGTTGACCCAGGCTGTAATGGCTTCGGTTCTCATCTTTTTGTTGGCCATGAGTATTGCGGCTCGAGCGGCTGCTGCCTTGGCGGAAACTATGGACTCGGGAACATCCTTTGGCCCCGTTGCCGCTCCAGCCAAGAAAATGCCATCCATCTGAGTGTCAACTGGCCTAAGCTTCAGGTGAGCCTCCATCAAGAAGCCGTCTTGGCTCAATGGTATTTTCAGGGTTCGCGCCAGTATGACGGAGTCCTTATGTGGGATAAGCGGTGTTGACAACACTACCCAGTCGCTGATAAGCTTTACCTCGTGAGCTGCAAGCATGTCGTAAACGGCAACCAGCAACTTCTTATCGGGAGTTTCTGAGATCTCTGGTCCTGCTTCTTCAATGAACTTTATGAATTTGACTTCGAGGTCTCTTGCCTTTGAGTAGAAGTCTTCGTATTCCTTGTAAACTCGGAGGTCGCTGTACAATATGATGACATCGGTCTTAGGCGACATTTCCTTGATTAGTATAGCGTTCTTGATAGCATTCATGCAACAGATTCGGGAGCAGTAGGGCCAGCCCTCCTCCTTCCTCGCCTTGAGAATCTTTCTCAATATGCGCGAGGTGTCAGACATGGCGAAGGCTTCGAGTTCGTAAGCCCTGATTTCGCCCTTCCTTGAGCCGACACACTGTATCATTACTACTCGTTCGGGATTCTCAATTGCCCCTTTGCTGAGTAGCTGATCCATTTCTAATTGTGTTACAACTCTATCATAAAGTCCATATTGGTAGAGACCTTCAGGCGGTCGATAGTTTAAGGCGCCGCAGGCAACAATAATTGTGCCCACTTCGAACCCGAAGTTCTCTCCGTTTCGAGCCGCTGTAACTTTGAAGTTTCCAACGTAACCCTTGACATCAGTTACTGTTGTTGAAGTCAACAGCTGAACATTCTTGTGAGTTTTCGCGGCTTCACGGGTTGGATTCAGAATATCTGACGTGTTCTGCATGGTAGGATAAAGCTGGTGTAACCTTCGTAGGTTGCCGCCAAGTTCGGGTTCTTTTTCAACCAAATAAACCTTGAAGCCTTGATCTGCTAGGCTGAGCGTCGCAGTTAACCCTGCTATGCCACCGCCGATGACGAGGCATGAGTCCTTTATGTCTATCTCCGGCTCTTCCTGAGGGAGTAGCCAAGCCGCCCTTGCGACAGCCATCCGAACAATGTCTTTAGCCTTTTCTGTTGCTGCTTCCGGTTCGTGAGCGTGAACCCAGCTGCACTGCTCGCGGATGTTGGCCATCTCGAAAAGATACTTGTTCAATCCTGCTTCAACGCAGGCCGATCTGAATAACGGTTCATGTGTCCTAGGCGTGCATGACGCTACAATAACTCGGTTTAGATTGTGAATCTTTACTGCTTCTTTTATTTTGGCTAACCCTGCCTCTGAGCACGTATAGATGTTGTCTTCGCTGTAAGCCACGTTCGGCAACGTTCTGGCGTAGTCCACAACGGCTGGAACGTTGACCACACCGCCAATGTTAATGCCACAGTGACAAACGAAAACTCCGATTCTCGGCTCTTCTCCCTCTTTCCAGGCTTTTGGCACAGGCTTAAAAGGCGTAGGCAGCCGCCTAGGTGGCTCGGGAACAAGAACTGGTTTCTTTGCAGTGCGCTTTCTAGGTTTGGCAGCTCGTTTTCGTTCGCGCCGACTCGTTTGTGACATGTTTCTACCTCGGCTTGAACGGGTTCGGACCTATCTTCTTGAGTTCCTCGGTCATTTCCCGAACGACTCTGGCGAACTTCTCTCCCTCGCCGCTTGAAACCCACTCCAGACGCAGGCGATCAACTTCGATGCCCATGTCTTCCATCATTACTCGAAGGGCTTCAGCGCGTCGTTCTGTTTTCAAGTTTCCGTCAGTGTAGTGGCAGTCTCCCGGATGGCAACCTGCTATGAGCACGCCATCGATACCCTTGGACAACGCGTCCATAACCAAAGCTGGATGAACCATGCCTGAGCACATGACACGTATTATCCGTATGTTGGTGGGGTATGAGATTCGAGCCGTGCCAGCCAGGTCAGCGCCGGCATAAGAGCACCAGTTGCAGCAGAAAGCCAGAATTAGAGGCTCGAACTCCGATTCGGCTTCTGTCATACAAGTTCCCAGCTTATCATTCATGCTTTTCTTAACGGATTCGGACCGAGTTGTTTGATTCTCTGCGTCGTGTCTCGAATAAGAGCCGCGAATTTTTCACCTTCACCCGCAGAAATCCATTCCAATCTTAGCCTTTCTGCTTCAATTCCCAGGTGACCAAGCGCATCTTTAAGAAATGCGAATCGCCTTTCCATCATGTAGTTTCCTTGAACATAATGACAGTCGCCTGGATGACAACCAGTTATGAGCACGCCATCAGCTCCCCATCTGAACGCTGAGAGAATGAATGTTGGGTCCAGTCGCCCGCTGCACATAACACGGATGATTTTCACATTGGTGGGATATTCGAAGCGGCTCGTCCCGGCCAAGTCTGCGCCAGCATAAGAGCACCAGTTGCAGCAGAAGGCCAAGATCACAGGTTCGAATTCTTCCTCAACTTTCACTTCTTCCATCCTATGCTTCCTCCGTCAAAGCAGCCTTCACCTGCGCTAAAACTTGATCATCCGTATAGTGCTGCATCGTGATTGCCCTTCTAGGACACTCAGCCGCGCACGCGCCACATCCGCGGCAAAGGGCGGCTATTGTGTGAGACTTTCCTTCCTCCAAGTAATGGGCACTATATGTACAGATTTCTTCGCAGAGCCCGCAGCCAATACACTGTTCCTCGTCTACAACTGAGGTCAATGCTTCCGTTCTCATTTTCTTGTTAGCCATGAGCGTACCAGCTCGGGCGGCTGCTGCCTTGGCTGAGACCACGGATTCTGGAACATCTTTTGGACCTGAAGCCGTACCTGCTAAGAATATCCCATCTGTCTGAGTGTCAACTGGCCTAAGCTTTAGGTGAGCCTCCATCAAGAAGCCGTCTTGGCTTATTGGGATTTTGAGCAGTCTTGCGAGAATGACCTCTTCTTTGCGCGGTATCAAAGGCGTTGAGAGCACAATCCAGTCGCAGGGCAGGTGAATTTCCTGGCCTGACAATGCATCGTAAGCTGAAACAGTTAGTCGTCCATCTGATTCCTGCTTTATCTCTGGTGTCACTTCCTCGATGTGTTTAACGAATTTTACTTGGTGCTCTCGAGCCATTGAATAGAAGTCTTCGTATTCCTTGTATACTCTGACGTCTCCGTAGAGTATTATGACGTCTGTCTCAGGAAACCTCTCCTTTATGAGTATGGCGTTTTTGATGGCGTTCATGCAGCAAATCTTTGAGCAATACGGCCACCCTTCCTCCTTCTTGGCTTTGAGAATCTTCGCCAACAATCGTGCTGTGTCGGATTTTGGAAAGCCAGCAAGATCCATCGCGCGTATTTCGCCCTTTCTAGCTCCCACGCACTGGATCATGACGACTCTTTCAGGCGGTTTCTCTATCTTTCCGCTTCCCAGTAGCTCATCCATTTCCAACTGTGTCACAATGTTTGGGTGAGTGCCGTACTGATAGAGTCCTTTTGGAGGCGTGTAGCTGGATGCGCCGCAGGTAACAATTATGGTTCCAACATCAATTTCTCTCTTGTCACCGCCATTTTTGGCGAGTGCGGTCTTAAAACTGCCCACATAACCCTTGGCATCTGTCACTGTGGTTGAAGTCAAAGTTTCTATGTTCTTGTGTTCGTTCACTGCCTTTATGATTGGCTCTAGAATTTCAGACGTGTCCTGCA belongs to Candidatus Bathyarchaeia archaeon and includes:
- a CDS encoding CoB--CoM heterodisulfide reductase iron-sulfur subunit A family protein encodes the protein MSGADEPKIGVYICHCGVNISATVDVEDVAKYASSLPNVALAKHYMYMCSAPAQAMIRNDIKEHGLTRVIVASCSPRMHELTFRRVVEEGGLNPYLFDMTNIREHCSWVHPEEPQKATKKAKDLIRMSVARAALLEPLQKRIVEVTVRALVVGAGIAGLRSALDLAERGFEVYLVEKEPVLGGRMTQLNKVYPTGDYALDLLKPLIGAVVPNPKITVLTSSKLTAVDGYIGNFKAKIFTNPRHVNEKCDACGKCVAVCPVEVSNDFDFGLGKRKAIYLPFPDAVPHRYTVDHVNCNKCGKCVETCDKGAIDLNQQPTESEVDVGTIIVAIGHDLYEPSKGEFGYKAYDNVITTGQLERLLNQNGPTRGQLLRSGAPPETVVFISCVGGRQEPGIYLPIDKDRQLNRYCSRACCMTGLNNALEIKEKYPKARVYYLYRDIRTFGKGHEDFYRKAGEAGVVFMRYRPEAPPVVSNELGSTVVTVQDMLTSNETISIPADYVVLNVSMVPRAEALEVQGLLKIAKGVEGFFTEAHAKLRPLDTPTDGIFLAGTAQGPKDITDSAAMGSAAAARASVPLAKGKVELEPVVAYVELDKCDGCAMCVEPCTFKAITIVEHKEGEEVKKRAFVNEALCKGCGACAATCPPKAIYVKHFTLEQIAAMINALLAE
- a CDS encoding CoB--CoM heterodisulfide reductase iron-sulfur subunit A family protein, encoding MSRAGLVVGAGIAGIQAAVDLADQGFVVYVVEKNPSIGGRMAQLDKTFPTLDCAACIMTPKMVDAGRHPNIKLLTYSEVKEIRREGKGFKVKILKKPRYVDEKKCTGCGACAQLCPVEIPNEFDERMGVRNAIYVPFPQAVPLIYTIDKEHCLECELCQNVCMASAINLQQKPEEMEITVGAIIVTTGFNLFDATKKEEYGFGLYDNVITGLALERLLSASGPTGGHVVRPSDGKIPKKVAFIQCVGSRDEKSGNLYCSRVCCMYATKEAELVKEHVPGVDVTIYYMDIRAFGKAFEEFYQRAKTEFNVKYVKGRVAEVTENPLNNNLFIRAENIESGELLNEEVDMVILSTGIVPAATNEFEKILQLQRSDDSFFMSANPKIDPVTTSMDGIFIAGVAEGPKDIPDSVTQASAAAMKASMVLKE
- a CDS encoding hydrogenase iron-sulfur subunit; the encoded protein is MTEKFEPRILGFLCNWCSYAGADLAGVGRMSYPTNIRIIRTMCSGRIDPLHVLEAFRQGIDGVLITGCHPGDCHYITGNYACEKRIKFLKEVLAQIGIEPQRLRLEWVSASEGGKFARIVKEMIEGVRKLGPSPLRREVQEPLST
- a CDS encoding CoB--CoM heterodisulfide reductase iron-sulfur subunit A family protein, which translates into the protein MAEQEEEPRIGVFICQCGINIGGVVNVPQVTKYAKSLPNVAYAEDNIYTCSAEGIDKIKAAIKEHKLNRVVVASCTPRTHEPLFRGACIDAGVNPYLFELANIREHCSWVHMREPEKATEKAKDIVRMSVARASFLKPQQESELPVDPSALVIGGGISGITSAQCLANQGFKVYLVETEPELGGMLRKIYKLYPTDEDASKVLEASINAVTRNKNVQILTSTKIKDVEGYIGNFEVTASRNGEESKFKVGTVIVATGATEFKPTGYYGYDEYDRLLTQVDLEKVFQSGKAAMDRYFKPQRVAMIQCVGSREEKPPRAYCSRICCMVAVKNAGIIKQWYPDSEVYIIYQDMQTYGKDYEEHNRRARETDIKFINYVKERPPEVMPLPDNRLRVSVYHALLGEKKELDCDLVVLSTPLVQHESAKELQKILKVPLGQDEFFLEAHVKLRPVDFATDGIYVCGTAHGPKDIGESVSQAYAVSSRAAAPMANRKVRTEAITAVVDTDRCVGCRMCEKLCPYGAHRIEEGKSTVVDALCKGCGVCAAACLRRAISMRHFTDDQIMAEVKTAFLMEPTSPSVALAEKERKGGI
- a CDS encoding CoB--CoM heterodisulfide reductase iron-sulfur subunit A family protein, whose product is MSEKPSVLVIGGGIAGIQSSLDLAGRGFQVYLLEETPTIGGRMAQLDKTFPTMDCSICILAPKMMECFRHPNIKLLTFSELKEVKGSVGNFHVKILKKPRYVDETKCTGCASCAEHCPVEVPSEFDMNLGMRKAIYMPMPQAVPRCMTVDRENCIDCKLCAKVCRAGAVDFSQQPSDVELNVGAIIVATGFDQYDPSEIVEYGYKKHKNVLTALEFERWVCASGPVGGHLLRPADGCIPKKIAFIQCVGSRTRKFGAPFCSSVCCMYATKEALIIREHAPDVDVYIFYNEMRAFGKGFQEFVNRAREEYGVKYIRSRPGEIREALDTKNLAIWYDDTLTREIKSLNDVDLVVLCPALLPRKGNKKLAEIMGLELDDCGFFKVVHPLLAPVDSAVPGIYVCGYCQSPKDIPDSVAQASAAAARAAEALAIAQLQRIEGRN
- a CDS encoding (Fe-S)-binding protein produces the protein MGKEAHLVPLQPNEVESVHDLLKRTKALYCQECGKCSSSCPITRLDPAYSPRLAVEKALMGLEDTVLTDKGLWSCLTCYLCRQRCPLDIEYDELIRSCRAKAATKGIFGKCSHEGVLHSLSRLMANPKTKQNRLGWIPQEAEIAKTGDILYYVGCLPYFNAIFDDIGVRNIEIAQSMMKVMNAVGIKPVVLENEKCCGHDLSFAGDLASFAQLAKINAADITKSGVSTVVTTCPECYRTLKQGYTEFLGTQKFEVLHASEFLADLIDKDRIKFAVKLDKKVSYQDPCRLGRHMGVYDSPRKVLTRIPGIELVEMERNRENAICCGVSTWMGCGRHSKQMQIERLTEAKNTKADMLVTACPKCQIHLNCALSEKLPVDRKEVDIETIDLSVLVAKAMNLMPTSMEMVKK
- a CDS encoding CoB--CoM heterodisulfide reductase iron-sulfur subunit A family protein, which codes for MSQTSRRERKRAAKPRKRTAKKPVLVPEPPRRLPTPFKPVPKAWKEGEEPRIGVFVCHCGINIGGVVNVPAVVDYARTLPNVAYSEDNIYTCSEAGLAKIKEAVKIHNLNRVIVASCTPRTHEPLFRSACVEAGLNKYLFEMANIREQCSWVHAHEPEAATEKAKDIVRMAVARAAWLLPQEEPEIDIKDSCLVIGGGIAGLTATLSLADQGFKVYLVEKEPELGGNLRRLHQLYPTMQNTSDILNPTREAAKTHKNVQLLTSTTVTDVKGYVGNFKVTAARNGENFGFEVGTIIVACGALNYRPPEGLYQYGLYDRVVTQLEMDQLLSKGAIENPERVVMIQCVGSRKGEIRAYELEAFAMSDTSRILRKILKARKEEGWPYCSRICCMNAIKNAILIKEMSPKTDVIILYSDLRVYKEYEDFYSKARDLEVKFIKFIEEAGPEISETPDKKLLVAVYDMLAAHEVKLISDWVVLSTPLIPHKDSVILARTLKIPLSQDGFLMEAHLKLRPVDTQMDGIFLAGAATGPKDVPESIVSAKAAAARAAILMANKKMRTEAITAWVNPDLCRGCGRCEEVCEFKAIELVEVAPRVVSARINEISCKGCGTCSVTCPTGAITMKHFTEGQVNAMVEAAIG
- a CDS encoding hydrogenase iron-sulfur subunit → MTEAESEFEPLILAFCCNWCSYAGADLAGTARISYPTNIRIIRVMCSGMVHPALVMDALSKGIDGVLIAGCHPGDCHYTDGNLKTERRAEALRVMMEDMGIEVDRLRLEWVSSGEGEKFARVVREMTEELKKIGPNPFKPR
- a CDS encoding hydrogenase iron-sulfur subunit, whose product is MEEVKVEEEFEPVILAFCCNWCSYAGADLAGTSRFEYPTNVKIIRVMCSGRLDPTFILSAFRWGADGVLITGCHPGDCHYVQGNYMMERRFAFLKDALGHLGIEAERLRLEWISAGEGEKFAALIRDTTQRIKQLGPNPLRKA